In Aequorivita sp. H23M31, a single window of DNA contains:
- a CDS encoding glutaminyl-peptide cyclotransferase, with amino-acid sequence MKFYNYLITIVLGSFLISCGDNSKGENDAFSIEIQNEQKTYTPQDVLTFSITNKKNITIDSIAYFLNQDRISVADNKFSLSDKKLGMKTLKAKIYGNGKEYETTHNLTILSSIKPKLYTYTILETFPHDITAYTQGLEFANDTLYESTGQYKHSSLRKTDYKTGEVLQKVLLSDAFFGEGLTILNNKIYQLTWREKTGFIYNLKTMEQTGTFVYGASKEGWGLCNDGTNIYKSDGTDRIWTLSANNLAEMDYIEIFTNTSKINSVNELEWVEGKIYANVYQQGSIAIIDPKNGAVEGVIDLTDLKTKVTQHPELDVLNGIAYKGEPNILYITGKNWDKLFKIEIIEKGK; translated from the coding sequence ATGAAGTTTTATAATTACTTAATAACTATAGTTTTAGGCAGCTTCTTAATTAGCTGCGGAGATAATTCAAAAGGTGAAAATGATGCTTTTTCAATCGAAATACAGAATGAACAGAAAACATATACTCCACAAGATGTTCTAACATTTTCTATAACCAACAAAAAAAATATCACGATTGATTCCATAGCTTACTTCTTAAACCAAGACAGAATATCGGTTGCAGATAATAAATTTTCACTTTCGGATAAAAAGTTGGGAATGAAAACCTTAAAAGCGAAAATTTACGGCAACGGTAAGGAATACGAAACTACTCACAACCTAACAATTCTATCCTCGATAAAGCCAAAACTTTATACCTATACTATTCTCGAAACTTTTCCTCACGACATTACGGCATACACCCAGGGCTTGGAATTTGCAAACGATACCTTATATGAAAGCACCGGGCAGTACAAACATTCCTCTCTAAGGAAAACAGATTACAAAACTGGGGAAGTTCTTCAAAAAGTTCTATTATCCGATGCCTTTTTTGGCGAAGGTCTTACTATTTTGAACAATAAAATCTATCAACTTACATGGCGGGAGAAGACTGGATTTATTTACAATCTAAAAACAATGGAACAAACAGGGACCTTTGTATATGGCGCAAGCAAGGAAGGCTGGGGATTATGTAACGACGGTACCAATATTTACAAAAGTGATGGAACGGACAGGATTTGGACTTTAAGCGCCAACAATCTCGCGGAAATGGACTACATAGAAATATTCACCAATACCAGTAAAATAAACAGTGTAAACGAATTGGAATGGGTAGAAGGAAAAATTTACGCCAATGTTTACCAACAGGGATCGATAGCAATAATCGACCCTAAAAATGGTGCGGTAGAAGGCGTGATTGATCTAACTGATCTGAAAACAAAGGTGACACAACATCCCGAACTTGATGTGCTAAACGGAATAGCATATAAAGGAGAACCCAATATCCTCTATATTACGGGAAAAAACTGGGACAAGTTGTTTAAAATTGAAATTATAGAAAAGGGAAAATAG